The DNA segment GAGAACCGATTGTGGTTGTGACGGGACCGGGTGATGCCACACCAGTCTGtcccggagcagcagcagcagcagcgccgaGTGGCGTCATCGATTGGGAGAGGGTGCGGGATCTTCCGGCTACCGCTTTCATCTGCTGGATCGGTGTGCTGCTCATACTAAACTCAACTATTTCATCATCAAATCGCTTTCTTTTGATCGAACGGGAAGAGCTGAAAGGAGGAAAGTGTGTGCATTATTATTGCTGGAGTTCCTGTGCGTTATTATTGTTGGATCTGTGATTTTTCCGGCGACGGGGACTGTCCCGCTGTCGAAGGAGAACTTACCTCCGGCGCTTCTGATCGTTTGCCAAATCGGCAGCACTTGTCGGGGTGGAACACTCCATCGGTGGTTCCGTGCTAATGGATGTGTTTGCATCCATTTTAACGCGTAATTAGTGCGGGATGAGACAAACAATTCTGGAGCGTCTCGGATAGAAAACAAAGCCAATCACAAAGTGGCGTTGTTATTTTGCCCTTTTCGCGGTTTGACATTTCAATCAGCAGAAGTGCTGAGTTCGTCCGGTTGGCTGTCAAAatcagtgtggccagattttttggttttcggTAGGAGAATCAAAAATGTAGGTCTATcgcaaggtggattaaaaatatcaggtggtggattagggcctttggggggtcgccatagttgagggtctttacgtcattttagaaccgttaaccattggtttccgcacacaaagcttagcaaatagaacagatttctttgttattatgtgcatttgtgtgtgtctattggttttatcgaaaaaatgagatatattaacaaaagatttgatgatttgtttatgcacgaaatttaaaatcatgctagcatgagttctaatctcaagtaaattgtccatgtcccaagcgccacagattaagcttaaacgactggaaaattgaatatccatagaaaaaaatgaaagctccacagcttcattggtttgatcaatagatggcgtattacaactcatcattatattgctatccttttcttgcaatgtgtttcgacaagtttcatcttatcatgacctatatagccttctaactttctgagcaaaaaactatatgaatggtcgtgtggtcagatacgtgggtatcaaaaacaccaacgaccattactcaaatctcacttgcttcagtgctggtggtttccgttggagtttagtatttaaacaatcgtatcgccgttctagttctagcgatgcataacttcaatgcgaaaccatacaacagtacagaggaaatgagaaagctctcctccaagcgttgaatctcaactggttggggtatcccaccaacagagagcgccaccagcttttttgctatttttagaatgcatgagtcgtttgccgtctgctaaacgaagtctttctatattccgtttaggtagagaacttgagtcgttttgaagccgtttagtggtcgtttagtggatttgtggcacttggggtggctcgtagataatgaggaattaatgtgaaaattgaaaaaaataatgctttcttaatttttatcatcaaaaatgttgaaaacacaatgaattttagaataaattcacggaataacacaaaatagcacactttaatccatgttgtaatgttaaataagaactcgcgaagtttaataaatgtaaacaaagtttgaatcctggggaccttacgtcaagtgacgaattgtcaaaatgcactagagtccaccacctgatatttttaaatccaccttggtctATCGGTATCGGGACGGGCgattcgtcgtccgacgttatctgtcaaatcccatatagaTTTAATCCGATAAAAGTGGATCAGCGTTGCCACGGCCCTTAGTTATCACTCTTGAACTTCTGATCGCTATTGACTACGCTATTGATATGGATGTTACTGCATTGACTCTTTTGGGAAATGGTTATATGACTTCTCGGTCAATATTATGAGAAAATCtgttattttaaaaagtaaaaattgtaatcttcagTTGGTCGTCAGgtcaaataaataattgaacGCCTTAAACCTAGGACTTCAAGcgaaattaaactaaaatttaCAATAATTTCACTGAAAATTTGCTCCGctccgcattaatagcgtataacggggaatacctgtacagataaatcggtatttctggtcactctggtcAAAACGATCCAGCAGTTTTGCGGCAGACGTCAAACGGGCAATGTTTACATTCTGTTGGCAAGATTTTCCCCTTATCTTCACAACCACGGAATTAATCCGCAACAGTAGATTGAATTTGGGGCAAAAAACGAATCGATAATACACACAAGATGGTTGAACCGACAGAGCATCTGCTGGCTCTAAAAGGTAAGCCGTTTTCGCTTCAATAATCGCCACCCTTTACTGCCTACTTACCGCCCTACCGTGTATGTGTTGTCTTGCAGTGATGCGCCTCACACGGCCCACCTTGATCAGCCCCCAGATACTGACGGCCGAACCGAAGGATGTACCGCAGTACTCGTTCCAGAAGATCCTCCACAGCGATGCGACATCGGTGGCGGGCTGTGAGACGATTGCAGCCGGCCAGTTTATGCTGCTGCCGCAAAGCTTCGGCAACATCTATCTCGGCGAAACGTTCTCGAGCTACGTGTGCGTGCACAACTGTCGGGCCCATCCCGTCACGAACGTTTCGGTGAAGGCGGATTTGCAGTCCAACAATAGTCGCGTTAGTCTGCCGATCCACGCGGACAAAACGGGCCCAGTGACGCTGAACCCGGAGGAAACGCTCGATGACGTTATTCACCACGAGGTGAAGGAAATCGGAACGCACATGTAAGGGTGGCGAAGAGTGGGatcgtttttccttttccgcactttttcaatgttaTTTGTTTCTATTCTAGCTTGGTTTGTGAAGTTTCGTACATGACGCCGGCCGGGCTGGAGACGTCCTTTCGCAAGTTTTTCAAATTCCAAGTCGTCAAACCACTGGACGTAAAGACCAAGTTCTACAACGCGGAAACGGACGACGTGTATCTGGAGGCACAGATACAGAACATTACCGTCGGGCCGATCTGTCTCGAGAAGGTCGAGCTGGAAAGCTCGGAACAGTACACGGTCGTGTCGCTCAACACACTCCCGTCCGGCGAGTCGGTGTTCTCGTCCAAAACGATGCTGCAGCCGCAGAACAGCTGCCAGTTTCTGTACTGCATTCGGCCGATACCGGAAATTGCACGCGACCCGAGCGCCCTGAAGGCGGCCAACAATATTGGCAAGCTGGACATTGTGTGGCGCTCGAATTTGGGAGAGCGGGGACGTTTGCAGACCAGCCAGTTGCAACGCTGTGTAAGTCGGAGGTGGAAAGTGGTGTAACGTATCGGTAACGGTGTTGATTGCTCGTTTTCTTCATCTATCCACGCAGGCCCTGGAGTACAGTGACCTTCGGTTGAACGTGATCGAAGCGAACAGTACGGTTCGGATCGGGGAAGGGTTCGACTTCCGCTGTCGGGTGACGAACACCAGCGAACGGTCGATGGATCTGCTGATGAGCCTCAACACGAAGGCCAAACCGGGCTGCGGGTACACGGGCGTGACGGAGTTTGCGCTCGGCCCCTTGGAACCGGGCCAGATGAAGGAGTTCCCGCTGACCGTCTGCCCGGTGCGGTTGGGGTTGATCGTGATTTCCGCGCTGCAGCTGACGGACGTATTTACGAAGCGCAAGTACGAGTTTGACAACTTCCTGCAGGTGTTTGTGGTGGACGAGGACTATCGGGAGGATAGCTTCCAGCTGGACAAGTACGTCCGCTACAGTAGCGGCAGCAAAAACATTCCCCAAACCGTGTAAGCAAAGCCAGGCACCATCGCCAAGCGAATACAGTATAAACACAGCTCTATTTACTCCGATCGACAACGCGTGGAAGTGATGTGAATTTTCGAATGGCTCGCGATGTCAcctatttatttaaaaaaagaaaaatctaGACAACAACATGCAACCAACGAGATTCGGATGacgtttctttctctcctttccacTTTAAATCTCCAATGAATGTTTTTGTCCGAAATGCGTAATAGTAGAACACGTTTGCGTCCATGAATTGGTTGGATGGTTGGTTGATTGGTTGGCCCAGCGCTCACTTGCCCATGCGCTGGATGGACCACTCTTGCTGGCACAGCGGGCACCGATTGTTCTGCTTAATCCACAGCGACATGCAGCAGTGGTGAAAGGAATGGTTGCATTCGCCCCACACGACGACACAGTCCTGGCGGCCTAGCGTGTCCTTTTTGCTCTCCGCCTGGCAGCGTAGGCAAGCGTCTGGAAGGTGTGGGAAAtagaaaagaaggaagaaaaaacatgatAAATGTTTCTGATGCAATGTACCGTTGTAAAGAGGTAGAAAGAGAAGCAAGTTTTCGTCGGAAACGAtaccggctagctccgaagttttctgatatcgattccggaatcggctccagcatttgttttgtaatCGATTCAGAAATCGAAATCAGTTCCGGATTCGAAATCGGTTCCGGGTTCGgtatcggttccggaatcggaatcagatCCGGATTCGAAATCGGTTCCAAattcggaatcggttccggatttggaatcggtttcggaatcTAAATCGGCTTCAGAATCGGAATTAGCTCGGAAATCAGAATCTGTTTCGAAACCAGAATCGGTTTCGGCATTTCCATAAGAATAAgggtttgggtccaatgatactacgtattgatatccacaaagaattaaaatttaCTTTACACTAAActatccattctcatggagaatCCCTCACTGGTTtagcttctgaaacttcttattgcAATACAATAACTGATTCTCATTTCAATTCTAATTATGGAATCAAGtctgattccgttaccggagcaaattgcgattcccaggtcgattccgattccgttgtcgattctgattccggagctaattccgaTTCCAGTGTCAACTCGGCTCCAGAAACGTCTCCGGAGTCACATCTGGAATTgtaatcggctccggaatagaATCCGATCACGGAATCGGATTCGGATAGGTCCGTTTCCTAGACCCCTCCCACTaggtttgaataatttatgtaCTAATCGGTTTGTGATCGATTTTTAGCCCACGGTAttgttttatacagttttattgattttttcgcATGAGTTTTATTGATTGAGTTCGcatataaataaatgaaaatgtaatTAGTCAGTTAGAGGATGCTAGTTTTTAATTATAAGTTAATagagtttttgttgtttaagacagcaatacaataaataaattgtggttctttattttcttttaaaatttcttttaaaaataagTTACTCTTTCAGTGACcatacatttaaaaacaaaaagagccTTGTTTTCTTCCACACAGATCGATTGTCGATTGCTCCCTTCCCTTCTTGCTTCGTGCATGAAAGCCACTATTCCCACACGGCAGGAAAAGAGAAACGGAATGACGCAAGTTTGGAGTGAAATTCAGCAATTTGTTTACATGATGCCCACAGCGGCCCATTTGAAGAGAGATATTTTGCTGTTTGCAGTAATAATGCTGATGATGAAACGAACcagtcagcaaaaaaaacgctcaaGAACAAGATCACATCTTTGACCGCCTGAACCACCGCCCAAATGGATGGTGCAATTTACTGTCACATAATGCAATACAACTAACAAACGAACATAATGAACGGGCGAACCACAACGAAACAACATTCATTCATTGACTCATTTCATTCATCGGAAGTGGCGATTGGTGGGCGGCGTTATTATTACGAGCGGATCGCCGAAACACTTGCAAGTCTGtctctgtgtgcgtgtttgtatcTATCGCTCGGTGCAGTGGCGCACAGTTTTGCATGACGCAAAAGCTTCACCACGTTTCGCAACTAATTAGCATCGGCGGTGGTGAATATGATGGGCGCTAAATTGGGTGTGTATATTGTTGTGTGATTGTTTTGCGATGAAAGgaagaacaacaaaactgCGAAGCAATCTGTTCCGATGACATTCCGATGCCGAAGCGAATAACTAGCGGAACTAACAGCAAGAGTGCCTGCATGGCGTGCGTGCATGACGTTAATAGAGGAACTTCCCAGGTGCGAGATCGTGACTGAGGTAAAATTCTACATCCTGCTACAACACGATGATCAATTCTTTGAAGAACAATTTCATCTAGAATTACACGAGTCAGAGTTATTTCTCCAGGATGTGCCTTACAAGCAGAAAGCAGAAAGCATGCATGGTGGAACGATTCATTGAAGTTATATTTAAAGATTCAATTGTAATTTGAAGGGGGTGAATAGCAAAAATCAAGTATgatcaacacacaaaacaaatttaagtTTCGAACATGTACAGTATTtacaaaatatataaatgAGGATCAAAATTATCACACAACACGTGGTTGCTGAGATCCTTTACCTGCTTTTGAAGTGGCGCCATCTATTACACGATAGTGACACTGTCATAATAAATTCCTTTGACATTtcaaataggatttttttaattttattaatttaaaaatctttgaagattgtAACAAAATTAGAAATAAGACCactaaattatatttaaaacttTCATGACGCGGAATATATCCTTAAATAATACTAATGgttgggatagcgaatcgatgccttgtgattggaatctcggcatcgtGTACCCCATATACAGGTTGGGCTGCAACAACTACAAGGgtaataccgcctataaaatattcttccTGATCATTCAGGATCGTCTTGTCCCTCACGTTGAAAAGATAGTtcgaaactatcaaagaggattccaaaacggaaaatcaaccactgatcagatcttcaccatgcggcagatcttggacaAGATGGCagaatacagacacgacacgtaccatctcttcattgacttcaaagcagcatatgatagcatagccagggtaaaactatACGACGCTATGAGACGCTCGTTATGagacgttagaatgactatgaccaacgtcacttgccaggtgagggtggatggaaaactcttaGGACCTTTTGCAACtaccaaaggtctgcgccagggggacgggcttgcttgtCTCCTATTAAACCTGGTGCTAGAGAGCAGGGATGGCCCTCTCTCGGGATGGCCTCTtcactcgagggtggagacttcgggaaccatcttctataagttaacccagatcctggcatacgctgatgatacagggtttaccagcataataaacaactgtccacttgtttataacaataatctctttgaatagacaccgctgtctaccacttgctcacacgtcagatggtgtaagctactctgtccaattcaataacagaattttcgccttcgattgcacaacggtcggattcggcacggtttcttgtgtttgttgtataattaacaatattaatgttttgatttattgaaatgtatggttAATACTGCATATTGCTTGAATAAACGAaacgtgtttgaaaatgtattgtttttgcaaaatttgtcccaacaaaacaaacggtaCCGAATCATACAGTTGCtaatcgaaggcgaaaattgtgttattgaattggacagagtagcttacaccatctgacgtgtgagcaagtggtagaaagcgatgtctattcaaaacgacaactgttataaacaagtgggcTGTTGCttattatgctggtaaaccctgtaaagacatcattggtctgcggttCTCCTATATTGttgaagcctaccaagggatccagcaggcggcagagaacctcggattgcagataaacgaggcaaaaaccaaactgatacagggttttccattccaattaacaactgtccacaGTCAACTAGCAATCctcgatttgaaaaacacgattgtctaccacttgacagttgttaattggaatggaaaaccctgtaatagcAACATCAGCGACCCTACCAATAACAAAACTAAACTTACGTGGgtgtgacgtacagataggtgaacgtaCTTTTCAAGTCGTCCCAGAGTTCACCTATGTCGGTTCAAGGATCAGTtccgacaatagcatggatgAATTGCGAGCAAGGACGCTGGCTACCTGCGATAGCAgatcacctcaaagaacctgtcgcgacgaaGCTGCGAGTATATAGCAcgtatatagtaccggtactcacatacgtcACTGAGACATGGGCACAGTCCAACCCTTCTGGCCGCGCTCAAGAGGatgatgctcagaaggattcttggccccgtatgtgtggaaggacaatagAGGAGCCGTTATAACGACGAGCTGTAAGAGCTGTACGGCgtcctcactgtcgtgcaacgtatcaagctcgccaggttCTAGTGAGCTGGTCATGTTGTCACGCATGGGAatggacgacccagcccgtaaagtctttttagacCGTCTACAACAACAGAGGAGACGTGCTAGGCCCAAATTAAGGTGGGCAAGATGTCGTGGAGGCGTGCGCCATTAaagccgggataacggactgacAGCcaaaggcgcgagaccgtgagcggttttgGATATTCGAATGGTATATAAGTACTAATGGGATTAGCAAACTGGTCAAATTGTACAGAAACGATCTTTTTACTTCATGAATATTCTGTAATACCttctttttcgttatttttagTCTTTTATTGTTCCTTTCTCCACTCAAACTCTCCATGCAGCACTCAACAATGCCCTCAACAACCCCATCCAACCAGCTGCTGCCTCTTCGTGCGATGTAATGTAGTATTGCAGATTCTTTACGATTGCAGTTAGTATTTTCCTCGGCACGTCGACGAGCCGAGCCTCAATTGCCTCAATCATGGCGAACGGGGGCACGGCTCTCTACTCGAGTTGTTCGGACGGGCCGATGCTCTGATCGCATGCTGGACTGATCAAACCAATCATTGTCGaatctaacacacacacacgcgcgattGAACGTGTGGCGCCATACACATGCTTTTTTCGCACCCAAAAGCGCTCCCCGACGTGCCATCCAATTGACAGTGGAATGATTATCAATGTAACGACGTTCTGATCGATATCGATTGATAGAACTGCGTCATAACGACCAGTTGACTAGTGAGAGTGCACACGCACAGAGCCTtcagttttaaaaataaaaacaccccAACGACATTGTCACGCTCATCAATACTCATCAAATAACGATCGTCAAGTGTTTCGATTGCGGATCGGTGAACAGATATTTGGCGGCTGGTGGCGTCGGCCGATAGTTTAGTGAATCGTTTGGGTGAACTTTGCACGGCGCTATGGGGCGACCGTAGACGACCGTAAATCATTGCCAATGAGTGAGTGCCCCACAAGGACAAGGTAATATTTATTAATGTTATGAAATACTGGGAGGGTGTCAGTTGTATTGTAGCTAAACATCACAATCTCTTTCTGTAAGATGATATCACCTATTACGCATTGAGGACCAAACAGTTGTTCAAACAGTTCCTTTAATGGCGTCATACCTGTAagaattgtttacattttttgacaGGTAGggaatacacacaaaaaaattcaaacaaggaccaaacaaacaaaatatcaCGATCTAAAAGtacgaacaagaaaaaaaactcttacaCTCTATTTTTACAACCCTGCGCTACGCCGTGAGCTTCGAAAACAATCTCACGGCCAAATATTTCCGGGTCCAAAAACGCTTTGTCCAACCCCCCCCTCCATATACAGCTTTCCCCTTTTGCagttcctcccccccccatcaCATAGTTGAAGGATTTTTTGCGCTTGTTTATATGTTGTTCCTTCTAGTTTAACGTTTAAAGAAATTACACACTTCATTTTACAACGGCCGGTACAACGGCTCCACGAAACCGGAAAGCAGTTATCCTTGACAGTAGGGTTCACAGTTCCGTTAAAAGCTGTGTAccacgcacaaacacatgtGATCctgttttgagttttttgttttgtctttgttTTGGCGTTTCAAAAGTGAAGAACGattaaaaacaatcgaaattCGAAACGAACCAACGAACCTCACAATATTATTCATGGTCATCTGTGCGCGCAATAGAATTttccaacagcaacagtgaACCCAAAACGACCAGCAACTGAAACGCCAATAAAAGCCCAAGAGTCGCGAGCGCATACCCGGGCCCGTTCACGGATCATTCACCTGCAAAGTGCGCAAATCCCCGGTGCAATTACGATACGATCACtatgtatttgtatgtgtgtgtgtaaatgaagacacaaacacacagaggtTAAAGTTGAAGAGCattgaaaacaatttaattaccGATCGTGATACGCGGTTTACGGTGATCCATATCGCCATGCTGTTGGTCACTTCCTTCTACCCTGTAACGATCAACAGGCCGGCCCGCTCGCTTAGTACACGCTAATGCGCAAGCTAATTCGCACAAACAAACCGCCAGCCCAACGGGAGGGGCGATCGCGAGCGCACGCGCGTATTTATGCTAAAAGTTGTCGGCAAAAGATCAACGATTGATCATCGCGCCATGGACtagcgagaggaaaaaaagtgGTTCAATTCGGTGATGCTGTTGGCGGTGAGGGTGGTTCGTCCAAGCGTGGGAAATCTTGGTGTAAATTTTCACAACACA comes from the Anopheles coluzzii chromosome 2, AcolN3, whole genome shotgun sequence genome and includes:
- the LOC120953229 gene encoding probable trafficking protein particle complex subunit 13 homolog, giving the protein MVEPTEHLLALKVMRLTRPTLISPQILTAEPKDVPQYSFQKILHSDATSVAGCETIAAGQFMLLPQSFGNIYLGETFSSYVCVHNCRAHPVTNVSVKADLQSNNSRVSLPIHADKTGPVTLNPEETLDDVIHHEVKEIGTHILVCEVSYMTPAGLETSFRKFFKFQVVKPLDVKTKFYNAETDDVYLEAQIQNITVGPICLEKVELESSEQYTVVSLNTLPSGESVFSSKTMLQPQNSCQFLYCIRPIPEIARDPSALKAANNIGKLDIVWRSNLGERGRLQTSQLQRCALEYSDLRLNVIEANSTVRIGEGFDFRCRVTNTSERSMDLLMSLNTKAKPGCGYTGVTEFALGPLEPGQMKEFPLTVCPVRLGLIVISALQLTDVFTKRKYEFDNFLQVFVVDEDYREDSFQLDKYVRYSSGSKNIPQTV
- the LOC120953232 gene encoding RING-box protein 2, whose product is MADENENSCDKFDDVKPDKMFTLKKWNAVAMWSWDVECDTCAICRVQVMDACLRCQAESKKDTLGRQDCVVVWGECNHSFHHCCMSLWIKQNNRCPLCQQEWSIQRMGK